In one Brassica oleracea var. oleracea cultivar TO1000 chromosome C9, BOL, whole genome shotgun sequence genomic region, the following are encoded:
- the LOC106316991 gene encoding uncharacterized protein LOC106316991 codes for MPEEIQQIIKEKWKIVSTQNQCQRGRLLALKWLEKEYEEQFAHLRGYAQEIMVTNPGSTAIVDTFKNKAGEDVFNGFYVCFGVLRDTWRGYCRPIIELDGTFLKRAVKGVLLTAVGHDTNNQIYPIAWAVVQSETTDSWLWFIKKIKHDLVLQDWNRFVIISDRSKGLKSAMESELPNAEHRKCVKHIAENVKKNHAKKDLLKPRIWDIARSYTKSEFDYNVKKLQAYDLALYNDVMKELPKTWSRPFYKLRSCCENVDNNATESFNSTITKSRTKSMVPMLEMIRRQAMERIAKRHITSMKHEGVCSKYVAKLLAEEKKIADECVTTPATRGVFEVSVDNDRHNVNTIRHTCSCGKWQISGVPCEHAYGAMIDKGLKVDDYVSNFFSTMMWQYIYNTNLEPVRGPRVWMKSGLGLIVAPPEPDQPGRKKKKKQKKFPRIKSKFESPKKKKKKREAEKLGRAGRTVHCGSCGEAAITHLVAKSIQRKR; via the coding sequence ATGCCCGAGGAGATTCAACAGATTATAAAGGAGAAGTGGAAAATAGTCAGTACACAGAATCAGTGCCAAAGAGGCAGACTTTTAGCTCTGAAATGGCTTGAGAAAGAGTATGAGGAGCAATTTGCTCATCTTCGAGGATACGCACAGGAGATCATGGTGACAAATCCGGGTTCGACAGCCATTGTAGACACATTTAAAAACAAAGCAGGGGAAGATGTTTTCAACGGTTTTTATGTCTGCTTTGGGGTTCTTCGGGACACTTGGAGAGGATATTGTAGGCCAATTATCGAACTTGATGGTACTTTCTTGAAGAGAGCTGTGAAAGGGGTGTTGCTAACTGCTGTTGGACATGATACCAACAATCAAATCTACCCGATTGCTTGGGCCGTTGTTCAATCTGAGACAACTGATAGTTGGTTATGGTTTATCAAGAAAATAAAACATGACTTAGTTCTGCAAGATTGGAATAGGTTTGTCATCATTTCAGATAGATCAAAGGGACTGAAAAGTGCCATGGAGTCAGAGTTACCGAATGCTGAGCATAGAAAGTGTGTGAAACACATTGCGGAGAATGTGAAAAAGAATCATGCCAAGAAAGACTTGCTGAAACCGAGGATATGGGATATTGCTCGGAGCTATACAAAGTCAGAATTTGACTATAATGTCAAGAAGTTACAAGCATACGATTTGGCCTTGTACAATGATGTTATGAAGGAGCTGCCGAAAACTTGGTCTCGACCTTTTTACAAGCTTAGAAGCTGCTGTGAAAACGTTGACAACAACGCGACAGAATCCTTTAACTCCACTATCACAAAATCTAGAACAAAATCAATGGTCCCAATGCTTGAGATGATAAGGAGGCAAGCAATGGAACGCATCGCCAAAAGACACATCACATCTATGAAACATGAAGGGGTCTGTTCAAAGTATGTAGCTAAACTGCTTGCAGAGGAGAAGAAGATCGCAGATGAATGTGTGACGACACCTGCAACCCGTGGAGTCTTTGAGGTCTCTGTTGACAATGATAGACATAATGTCAACACAATAAGGCATACATGTTCATGCGGAAAATGGCAAATAAGTGGAGTTCCGTGTGAACACGCTTATGGAGCAATGATTGATAAAGGTTTGAAAGTTGATGATTATGTCTCAAACTTCTTCTCTACCATGATGTGGCAATATATTTACAACACCAATCTAGAACCTGTTAGAGGACCACGAGTATGGATGAAGTCGGGTTTAGGATTGATAGTTGCTCCTCCTGAGCCTGATCAACCAGGTAGAAAGAAGAAGAAGAAGCAAAAGAAGTTTCCTAGAATAAAAAGCAAATTTGAATCACCAAAAAAGAAGAAGAAGAAGAGGGAAGCGGAGAAGCTTGGAAGGGCTGGTCGGACAGTCCATTGTGGTTCATGCGGTGAGGCAGCCATAACGCACTTGGTTGCAAAGTCCATCCAAAGAAAAAGATGA